The nucleotide sequence TTGCAACAAAGGGTTTGAATGTGATGATGAAAACCATGGTGGAGCCTAATATCTTTACAGGGTATGAAGTTGGTTCTGTTAATTCAACTGTCATTTTTCATCTGCAATTTGTCAACGACACTTTACTTTTAGGGGTCAAAAGTTGGGCGAATGTTCGTGCTTTATGGGTTGTTCTTGTTCTGTTTGAGTTAATATCGGGTTTAAaggttaattttaataaaagtacgTTGGTTAGGGTGAACATTGCTGCTACTTGGTTGAGTGAGGCAGTCACGATTTTAGGATGAATAGTAATATATCttatttttgcttgttaaaaaacaaagaaagatatAATTGTTAAGAAAAACATTGTGTAGATACCATAAGTGTTATTTCTACTTTTATGATTGgtagaaatataataaattaataaaagtttGATAGTCAAGTCTCATTATGAAAGGGCATGTGACTATGATAAATAAATGGTCTCCAATCATAGATAGGAATAATCGATTGGCTAAACctttttgtttgtataatttgaTTCACTACTCATGTTTATCTTTGAATGAATCAATttactaatgttttttttaatgaataatgcTTTCAAATTGAATGAATAATTCATACACATTTTTAACTTTGACTGAATTGATTCGTTCATATTTTAAGTAGTTTTTAACATATTCATTCCTTCTAGTCCCACAAAATATATAAGTAATGACACAAAATTTCAAAGACATAAAATTTTATCACTCTCTCCTCCCATACACTCGTCTTCTTCACCTCTTTGAAAACTCTTAGCATTGTTTatgatttgagtttttttagttACTTAGATTAAGTTGGAACTTTGTTAGTTAGAGCGAGATTTTCTCAGAGTTAAAAGGAGGACATGTTTCTCCTCATAACCAAAAGAAAATAGTTCAAAAGAGGAACAATAACTCAAAAAAGTGGTGGAACAAAAATAGTACAAtatcattatattattttagacaaaaacacaaaaataatataatatcattaatttacaattttttttttgttacatagtATAATAGTACTatataaactaaattttaagacaaaatttCAAGCAGCCACCAACAGACGACATGATCAACAACCCACCTACTGGCCTACCTTAACCAAAATCACAAGaatcttttttccctttttttccttttttgagtAACACAAGAATCTTCACATCATATATTACTACCTCGATTATTTCTCCCAAGAAGTCCTTCCATAATCACTTTTTTCTTATACTCCTCAGAATCAAAATCTACATCATTCTTTGACATTATTTTGGCACCATCTTCCTCATAATTTCCACCACCACTATTTCTAAAACGTGGTATAAAATACAACCATGCTGAAGTACATAGAATGGCACAAAAACGACCCCAAAATATCATTATGAGTAAGGTCACACCTAGTATGGACATTCCAACTATAGGATCATATGAACTTCGTAcgttttttaggttttttattGTCGTTTGGTTTTGTGTTGTAGACGACAGCCTTTGTACTTGTCGTTTTGGTCGTGTTGGAGTAGCTCTACCTTGTACATGTGTGTCTTCTGTAATAATGTCATTAATTGGACCATGCCTTGTCTGAAccaaatataaacaaacaaaataaataatatttaaaacatttagacaaaaaaaattaaaatatagtatataaaatatttattttatcaaaatattgatttaataaaaaaatcatgatgGAAAACAAAGATATCATTACAAaacatatacaaaaatatttattttatcaaaatgttgatttaaaaaaaaaatcaagatggAAAAAAGATGTCATAATATTcttgaaaatttaataaaaaatcattaaccAAAGGTttaatttaatagaaaaataatttatatatttaataattatacttattattgttgaaaattttaatattaattaacttttaaaaaaaaagaatttctttgtaccaaaagaaaaaaagaatttctTGGTACATAAAATAATGAACTTAATTAAACAGCTAGCTAGTTGCAGAAATAATTAGTGTTGAGACAATTTAATATCAAAGTATAGTTCAGAGATAGACATACATTTAAGAAGGGTCGTTGCTAAAAAAAGAAGGGtcgtatttatttttaatttaaggaAGGGTCGTATAAGATCTTAATCATCCCATTTtagtaaatttaataataacgACTCAAATTTACTACTTCAAGTGTGTGTGGTaatttctctataaaaaaaaaaaataaaaaaaatcaagtgtgGTAATTGGTTCTATCAAAAATGTGTGGTAGTTGGTTATGAATTTGCTACCATGTTAACGTATGAAATATTCATATATATCACCGTTCAGTGCTAATCTCCTCCTTTGATTGTATATAGATACATACCTGTGTTGGTGTATAATAAGGGGTGCCGGGGAGCACCACCGTAGACGGCGGAATTGACGGTGGAGGATTGGTTGGTAGAGTTTTTCTAGATTTATGATGAAGAGTTGAAAACTTTGACCGTGACTTTGAATAATGAGAGAATGAAGCTTCAAGCGGCACCGTTTTGGACGTtgacttcattttcattttaatccatCTCCATGAAAACCAACTACTTTTCTTTTGCTTTGGTATAGGATTAACTTCTTTAATGGTTGATGAATCATTTGTTGAAGGTTTATTTGGCATGTGTGATCTAAAGCAACATAGAAAAATAGAGGTTTTaggttttgaatttttggttTTGGCCATGGAAAAAGTTAGAGAAAGTGAGAGAGATGAACGATAGTATAGTAGTTCTAGCTAGGAAAAATGAGAGATGAACATGATTATTATGAAATTGATGGTGGAATTTTTAGAAGGGAAATATATGAACGGTTTAGTTCTTGATGGTGATGAAAGcatgattaaaatatttgagGGGGTAGGGTATATGGGAAAttgtttaaatgttttatttttatatagaatGTGATTTAATTAAGTGTGGTTTATGGAAGACTTAGACTTTGTCATTTTAGTCTAATCTTCCCTACACGTTTACACCTTCCTCACGTTTcatctgatttattttcagCATGGATGTTTTTCCTAGGTACTATTCTTTGGTGATGTCTATAAGGTACCATTCTTGTTCTAGTTTATACGTGCATGCCTTGTCGCGATGAACATGGATATGGAATTTCAACACAATcttgaatatatataaaaaaacattacacCTTTTAAGCAAATTATTTTTGGAGAACAAGCACTTGAGTTTAAATAGTTAATAAGATTATTTAATCCAAACAAATTGTGTTAGAAAAATTTGAGcttgattcttaaaaaaaaaactgaccaAATTGTACTTATCTTTCGTCTAAACTCTAGATTAGTATAATCCATTTCGTATAAGAATTAGAGGGTTAACATGAAAAACTtattttggagaatttttttagtattttgaagataattcaaaatttaaatttatttaatatagaaAGTTACCAtttaaatttcttcaaaaaaaaaagttaccatTTAAATGTTATAAAGAGTGCTCCGGAACATTCGTTAATATTTCTCAATATGTGTTTATTCGCATATATGTCTGGtttgaaaataaacttcaaCAAAAGTCTGTTAGTCGGTATAAATATTGCAGATTTTTGGTTATTCGAAGCAgcctttattttaaattgtaaagtTGGAAAGATTCCTTTTGTGTATCTGGGAACCTGTGTTGAAAACAATTAAATCTAGACTGTTGGGGTGACAAAGTCGTTTTCTCTCTTTTGGAGGTCGGTTGGTCCTTCTTAAGTCTGTCCTGACTGCATTACCTGTAtatgctctttccttcttcaaggctccgtcaggtataatctctgtcattgaatctatttttaatattttttttttgggagggaGTGAGGATAACAGGAAAATTTCCTGGGTTGCTTAGAGCTCGGTTTGCTTACGTATGGAGGTTTGGGGGTGAGGAAGTTGCAGGAATTTAATAGTGCTTTgttaggtaaatggtgttggcggaTGTTGGTGGATAGAGGTGGTTTATGGTATAGGGTCCTGGTAGCTCGGTATGGTGAGACGGCTGGGCGGTTGGAGGTTGGGGGCAGGAGTGTTTCATCGTGGTGGCGAAAAATAGCAAAGATTAGGGATGGGGTAGGCGATGTAGAGGGGGGCTGGTTTGCAGAGAGGGTGTCGAAGAAAGTAGGAGATGGTTCTAGTACTTACTTTTGGTATGACAGGTGGCTTGGTGATGTTCCTTTTTGTATCAGGTTCCGTCGTCTTTTTAATTTAGTGTCTAATAAGTTGAGCACGGTAGCTGATATGGTTGTTGGAGAGGCGTGGAATTGGCGGCGTAGGTTAAGGGTGTGGGAGGAGGATATGCTAGAGGAGTGTAGGCTTTTAATTAATGGTGTCGTTTTGCAGTCTGATATTTCTGACAGGTGGCAATGGGACTCCGATTCTGATTACGGTTACACGGTGATAGATGCCTATCAACAACTTACAGCTCAGGTTCAACCTCCAGATGCTTCCATTGGCGACCTTATCTGGCATAATCAGGTGCCGCTTAAGGTTTCCATTTTTGCTTGGAGATTGTTACGGGATAGGTTGCCGACTAAGAATCACCTTCTCCGGCGTGGTATCATTGTTGGCGAGGCAGCATTGTGTGTTACTGGGTGTGGCATGGCAGAGTCTGTTTCTCATTTATTTCTACATTGTGCTACTTTTGGTACTTTATGGCATTTTGTCAGGTGTTGGATTGGAATGTCAGGTGCTGATCCCCTTAATATTGATGACCATTTCATTCAGTTCACTCATTCTACAGGTCACTCCCGGGCCCGTCAATCCTTCCTACAACTTATTTGGTTACTATGTGTTTGGTTGGTTTGGAATGAACGTAATAATAGACTTTATAATAATATCCAAACAACCATGGAACAACtagtaaaaaaagttaaatatcaCTCTTTGTGGTGGCTAAAAGCTAATAAGGCCAATTTTATGTACGGTACACAAAGATGGTGGTCGGACCCTTTATTATGTTTGGGTATCAACCGACCATCACATTGACTCTTCATTGTATGGTTGACTATTTCTAGGGGTGACACTTTTAATACATCTTGTACTTAGGTGTTTCACTGCCgttgttaatatatctcatttttatgtcttcaaaaaaaaaatatttctcaataaatatttcCCAATAGATAAATGGATGATAAAGTACGAAAGTGTTGACCGATTATAATATAAAgggattaaataaaaaaaaataaaaataaaaaacaagaagaaggtAAAAGcaaaagtgttacctaaaattaattaaaaatgaattatgtaattttgtcATCTCTTTTTCCTTTATACGATTTTCATAATGTACAcaaaatggttaaatatgtcAATTATCGTAGGACGTGAGAGGGATCTAATTGGCAGTGAGTGAATATTTCAATTGAGGATTTCAAATCAAGTTTTTACtaatatttatgattattaAAATTCATGTGTTTTGTGTGTATGATGATGTCGAATATTCAAGTATAGCCACCCTGTTTATTTTAAGGGATGGCCACCATGTTAGGATGCAGTCTAtattgtgtgtatatattttattaatggaGCCCCTTCTGGTTGGAAGAAAATAAGAAATACTTAATTtgtaaggaaaataaaaataactattttttttgtacTAAAAGAAGATATGGTTGATTGTATCCAATCTgtaaattttgcaatttttaaactgttctctcaaaaaataaaaataaaaactagagGCATACCAAAATTGTGGGGGCAATTTTTTCTAGCTTGACCACGACacgtttatttttaaattaaagaaaaacctTGAATTGAAACATTCATTTTGTGCGTATGATAATGAAAGAGTAGCATATTGAGGCCAAATTGAGTTTTAAAATGATTCATTTAGTAgtgaataattaataatattttagtaaaacaaacttttttatttaatttgttttaagcTTTATAAAGGATCCAAACCtatttattgaatcatattaatCAATCTTATGCACTAAGCTGTGATTTTGTCACTAAATATGTGATACATTGTCAGTATAGTATCTGAACGTACCAAAATCATTCACACACCCTCGAGTGTCTCTTTAATTAACCATTTTAGTCATAGAATGTGTTGGATCCTCAAATATTTTTGCATcaataaaattacaaacaaaaaagacaatggGGTTTATAATGAATATCTCTCTCTTATATGCTTCACAAATCCTAGTTGtcacctctttcttctcttgtctACTGAATAgaggtgatttagggtcaattttgaccaaaaatcACCCATccgattttttttcttttctaattgaataagtgatttccacatgtttttagtctttttttcgTTTGTTATTGTGATTTTATTGTATCTGCACGActctatttgttttgatttactaTCTTTgtgtattgttttttatttccgtcttagtgcggtgtttatttgatttaggttgaaagattagtttTGAACAAGTgtagatccaatcaatgacatTTGCATCGTCAACGTTACATATATAGAGACATGCGTATTCCGTTCTGACTTTGTTATCAAATtcatccttttttgtttttagtgactttgtaatgtattttatcgatatactctatcaatttgaatgtgAATATcgcttatttttgtaaaaagacAATgggatgtgtttttttttttttttgtcaggtagcctagtggctagaaattcacttttaaagtgaataagtggggtgtccgggattcaaaccccggcccctgcatataataatgcattgtccctgccaactgagctatgctcacaggaacgcgttttttattttattaaattcatgAACTATAATATCATTGTCTCACATTCATAGATGAAAATAATCGTTTAATCTTTAAACAAGATTGTTTAGTCTTAATAGATgaagaagtaaaaaaattgaaaaaaccaaACTAATCTATCAAAATTGACATTAAGGAGaagattttgagaagaaaaTCCTGCAAAGTAtcaaatcaacaatatcataCATACTAATCAAACGAGTtacgaaataaaaaattaaaagacacTAAATGAATAAAGTTTGAACGATAAAGTATAATTATCCTCACATAATGAAGTATTTTCAAATACTCATAGTATTTGGTCAAAAGACTTTTAAGACCAAAAAATGCATCCCTTGTTGCCTTGTCCTGTGGCTGTGGCCCGGGTCAGAAGGCAAGATATACTGAAACTTCTTAATTTTAGttagttaaattaaattattattctaattgcatccaaaaaaaaactattaatctaattaagaacatttttttttaattttattttgttgcgATCTTATTTTCAAACTTGGAAAGCAATCAATCTAGGTTTTGCTTCCATGAAATTTAATATGATGATATCAGAGAATCgacagaaagaaaaaagtattattttcttttttttaacaaaataaaagatgaataaaaacaaaatgaagattccttcaaaacaaatgaagatatttttttaaaatatgattgttGCTGATGTGTTCAAATATGTAATACCGTACCCAATCCGTTTGATTTGGCTTTATGTAAATGTAAATCTCTCTATTTTACAAAACGATTAGAACAGAAGACCCCACCTGCTTCCACCAAAAAGTCTGTACAAAGTTGACAATTGCATCGCATGAGATCAATTTGAatggattattatttttcttactaATTCTCCCATCATTAAGGGGTAAGCAAGAATTCCATTTCGATCGTAAGTAAATAAAGTTTGATCAATGATTGTTTTTAGAGTTGGATAATTTGTATTCTAAGAGTTTAAATtataagaacaaaataaaattaaaatataagttttatattgaaaatcatctcaacaaatatttgtattgaaaatataaattttaagattttttaggTAAAATAACGAGTAGACTaaattaaaaagagagaaacaaatgaCGAAGGATATAGATCTAACCcaatcaaaagtcaaaagtaAATTGCACATAAAGTGTTAGGAGAATCAACCCTAATTGGTattgaaaacaattaaatttcAATCTCGTGTCTCTGATAATTACTATAAGAAAGAACCACATCAAAAAACAACTATCTGTAAAAGAAAACTACCCTGAGATCAATTTGAAGGTGAGAGCGGCGAAATCAAGCCTTCTTCAACCCAAAGAAGGGGTGATGTTCGTCAAAACCCTTTAGGGAGTACCTACATGTGGATATAAAACCCATCAACGTTCTCCGATCTCAGAACAATTGAATAGATCCGAACCA is from Medicago truncatula cultivar Jemalong A17 chromosome 1, MtrunA17r5.0-ANR, whole genome shotgun sequence and encodes:
- the LOC25482825 gene encoding uncharacterized protein At5g23160, yielding MAKTKNSKPKTSIFLCCFRSHMPNKPSTNDSSTIKEVNPIPKQKKSSWFSWRWIKMKMKSTSKTVPLEASFSHYSKSRSKFSTLHHKSRKTLPTNPPPSIPPSTVVLPGTPYYTPTQTRHGPINDIITEDTHVQGRATPTRPKRQVQRLSSTTQNQTTIKNLKNVRSSYDPIVGMSILGVTLLIMIFWGRFCAILCTSAWLYFIPRFRNSGGGNYEEDGAKIMSKNDVDFDSEEYKKKVIMEGLLGRNNRGSNI